A genome region from Chelonia mydas isolate rCheMyd1 chromosome 12, rCheMyd1.pri.v2, whole genome shotgun sequence includes the following:
- the E2F4 gene encoding transcription factor E2F4: MAESGPQPPGAPSRHEKSLGLLTTKFVSLLQEAKDGVLDLKLAADTLAVRQKRRIYDITNVLEGIGLIEKKSKNSIQWKGVGPGCNTREIAHKLIELKAEIEDLEQREQELEQQKMWVQQSIKNVTEDVQNSRLAYVTHEDICKCFTGDTLLAIRAPSGTRLEVPIPEGLNGQKKYQIHLKSTSGPIDVLLVNKDALSSPPVVLPVPPPEDLIQCQPVVPAKPQRSPVAHFQEASVPSSTHPSTPTPTSTQDHSPAAQKTTSPDRSVSAAESKSSSDFDPLSSVATPASQPAVLDTQPLQSSASLDSSSVLPNPSTSFEPIKPDPTEMLELPKELSEMFDPTRECMNSELLEELMSSEVFAPLLRLSPPPGDHDYIYNLDESEGVCDLFDVPILNL; this comes from the exons ATGGCGGAGTCCGGGCCGCAGCCCCCGGGGGCCCCGAGCCGGCACGAGAAGAGCCTGGGGCTGCTCACCACCAAGTTCGTGTCGCTGCTGCAGGAGGCCAAGGACGGCGTGTTGGACCTCAAGCTG GCAGCGGATACCTTGGCAGTGCGGCAGAAACGGCGAATCTACGACATCACAAATGTTCTGGAGGGCATTGGGCTGATCGAGAAGAAATCCAAGAACAGTATCCAGTGGAA aggggTGGGCCCGGGCTGTAACACCCGCGAGATAGCCCACAAACTCATTGAGCTGAAGGCAGAGATAGAGGACCTGGAGCAGCGTGAacaggagctggagcagcagaaGATGTGGGTCCAGCAGAGCATCAAAAACGTCACAGAAGATGTACAGAACAGCAG GTTGGCCTATGTGACGCACGAAGATATCTGCAAGTGCTTCACAG GAGACACCCTCCTAGCAATTCGAGCCCCATCAGGCACTCGGTTGGAGGTTCCCATTCCGGAG GGCCTGAATGGACAGAAGAAATATCAGATCCATCTGAAAAGCACGAGTGGTCCAATTGATGTCCTCCTCGTAAACAAAGATGCTTTGAGCTCCCCCCCTGTGGtgctccctgtccctccccctgaAGACCTCATTCAGTGCCAGCCAGTCGTGCCTGCTAAACCACAGAGGTCGCCTGTTGCCCACTTCCAGGAGGCATCTGTCCCCAGCAGTACGCACCCGTCCACGCCGACACCGACCAGCACTCAGGACCACAGCCCGGCTGCACAGAAAACAACGAGCCCAG atCGCAGCGTTTCGGCAGCAGAGTCCAAGAGCAGCAGCGACTTCGACCCTCTCAGCTCAGTGGccactccagccagccagccggcGGTGTTAGATACGCAGCCGCTCCAGTCATCTGCCTCGCTAGACAGCAGCTCCGTCCTGCCCAATCCCTCTACCTCCTTTGAGCCAATCAAGCCAGATCCCACAGAGA TGCTGGAACTTCCCAAAGAACTTTCGGAGATGTTTGATCCAACACGAG AATGTATGAACTCCGAACTGCTGGAAGAGCTGATGTCATCCGAAG TATTCGCTCCCTTGCtccgcctctcccctccccctggagaCCACGACTACATCTACAACCTGGATGAGAGTGAGGGCGTCTGCGACCTCTTCGACGTGCCTATCCTCAACCTCTGA